In Strigops habroptila isolate Jane chromosome 6, bStrHab1.2.pri, whole genome shotgun sequence, a single genomic region encodes these proteins:
- the PTRHD1 gene encoding putative peptidyl-tRNA hydrolase PTRHD1 isoform X1 yields MAASGAAAALVQYVVLRGDLARPPRSWPLGAVVAQGCHAALAASHTHREHPDTRAYLELGGAMRTVVLEVRGACWERRRSVAASVGRARRSREWLAPDEAALTALAETLKHHSIDHEVWTEQPENTATCLALRPYPKDQVHQHLKKFKLLK; encoded by the exons ATGGCGGCGTCCGGAGCGGCAGCGGCGCTGGTGCAGTATGTGGTGCTGCGGGGGGACCTGGCCCGGCCGCCGCGGTCGTGGCCGCTGGGCGCGGTGGTGGCGCAGGGCTGTCACGCCGCGCTGGCCGCCTCGCATACGCACCGCGAGCACCCCGACACCCGCGCCTACCTGGAGCTGGGCGGTGCTATGCGTACCGTCGTGCTGGAGGTGCGCGGGGCATGCTGGGAGCGCCGCCGCAGCGTGGCGGCCTCCGTGGGGCGGGCTCGGCGGAGCCGTGAGTGGCTG GCTCCAGATGAGGCTGCCCTGACGGCACTAGCAGAGACCCTGAAGCACCACAGCATTGACCACGAAGTGTGGACTGAGCAGCCGGAGAACACAGCCACCTGCCTGGCGCTTAGGCCCTACCCGAAGGACCAAGTGCACCAGCACCTGAAGAAATTTAAGCTGTTGAAGTGA
- the PTRHD1 gene encoding putative peptidyl-tRNA hydrolase PTRHD1 isoform X2 gives MAASGAAAALVQYVVLRGDLARPPRSWPLGAVVAQGCHAALAASHTHREHPDTRAYLELGGAMRTVVLEAPDEAALTALAETLKHHSIDHEVWTEQPENTATCLALRPYPKDQVHQHLKKFKLLK, from the exons ATGGCGGCGTCCGGAGCGGCAGCGGCGCTGGTGCAGTATGTGGTGCTGCGGGGGGACCTGGCCCGGCCGCCGCGGTCGTGGCCGCTGGGCGCGGTGGTGGCGCAGGGCTGTCACGCCGCGCTGGCCGCCTCGCATACGCACCGCGAGCACCCCGACACCCGCGCCTACCTGGAGCTGGGCGGTGCTATGCGTACCGTCGTGCTGGAG GCTCCAGATGAGGCTGCCCTGACGGCACTAGCAGAGACCCTGAAGCACCACAGCATTGACCACGAAGTGTGGACTGAGCAGCCGGAGAACACAGCCACCTGCCTGGCGCTTAGGCCCTACCCGAAGGACCAAGTGCACCAGCACCTGAAGAAATTTAAGCTGTTGAAGTGA
- the CENPO gene encoding centromere protein O, which translates to MEEGKVYASDVFAHLEMLEMRDHEAALKEEEELLQEEKLARLKARVKELRLQRDELRAKLDLQEKRQLEKEGPASDPAQFSPRAVLQWKIKSLQAMLQVFYLTGIGAKLTRRGVCFCISTAYEGTYLGSYYLDLLTKSEVKIYRHSVPAFIPLKQIAEQYLQTDIRRFLSVLSDQLNAYAGRRYQADQLQEHFSDQIKGTLQRNSLYNLLVFNYNVSSKSKTFPFNVRLLYGDLCCSLPTEVIVSCRLDAPASLTETAAAHSDLFRRMPLHKAFRSFSSTG; encoded by the exons ATGGAGGAAGGGAAAGTGTATGCGTCGGATG TGTTTGCTCACCTGGAGATGCTGGAGATGCGGGATCACGAGGCAGCcctgaaggaagaggaagagttGCTGCAAGAAGAGAAGCTGGCCAGGCTGAAAGCGAGAGTGAAGGAGCTGAGACTCCAGAGGGATGAGCTACGGGCTAAATTGGATCTGCAGGAAAAGAGG CAACTTGAGAAAGAAGGACCCGCGTCAGATCCAGCACAGTTCAGTCCTCGGGCTGTTTTACAGTGGAAGATAAAAAGCCTTCAGGCCATGCTGCAGGTCTTTTACCTCACAG GGATCGGTGCGAAGCTGACCAGGCGGGGAGTGTGCTTCTGCATCAGCACGGCTTACGAGGGCACCTACTTGGGTTCTTACTACCTGGACCTGCTCACCAAGTCAGAAGTGAAGATTTACCGCCACTCGGTCCCCGCCTTCATCCCCCTGAAGCAGATCGCCGAGCAGTACTTGCAGACGGACATCAGGCGCTTCTTGTCTGTCCTGTCTGACCAGCTCAATGCTTATGCTGGGAGGAGGTACCAAGCAGACCAGTTACAG GAACACTTTTCAGACCAGATAAAAGGAACATTGCAGAGAAACTCCTTGTATAACTTGCTGGTCTTTAATTACAACGTGTCAAGTAAAAGCAAGACCTTTCCATTCAACGTGAGGCTGCTCTACGGTGATCTCTGTTGCAGCCTCCCCACTGAAGTCATTGTTTCCTGCAGAC TGGATGCTCCCGCATCTCTAACAGAGACAGCCGCAGCTCACTCAGACCTGTTCCGCCGCATGCCCCTGCACAAAGCCTTCCgctccttcagcagcacaggATAA
- the ADCY3 gene encoding adenylate cyclase type 3 isoform X2: protein MPRNRAFSEPECSAEYSADYSVSLPSDPEHGVGRTHEVTVRSSGPCLCLPRFMRLTFTPESLENLYQTYFRRQRHETLLVLVVFAALFDCYVLIMCAVVYAPDKLAPVLAAVAGLVTHVLLFILCKYRLLPERVARRFLPYILWFLILAQIFCYLGLNFSRSPEASDTVGWQAFFVFSFFITLPLRLAPIVLITAISCGIHTLVLGVTVAQQRQDALDEGTLLRQILSNIAIYLCAITVGTMSYYMADRKHRKAFLEAHQSLEVKLNLEEQSQQQERLMLSILPKHVADEMLKDMKKDPSQKEMQQFNTMYMYRHENVSILFADIVGFTQLSSYCSAQELVKLLNELFARFDKLAAKYHQLRIKILGDCYYCICGLPEYREDHAVCSIMMGLAMVEAISYVREKTKTAVDMRVGVHSGTVLGGVLGQKRWQYDVWSTDVTVANKMEAGGIPGRVHISQSTMDCLKGEFEVEPGEGGSRCEYLKEKGIVTYLVVVPKQPLRNGINGVKLSLASSHGGSPPLVNTKERNGSLGLACVSPEEPEEPDARVRGALECGEDDGEAVNPSFPNPRRRLRLRDLAERVIDASQNEQELNKLLNEALLERESVQALKGKSTFRLSMRFIDPEMETRYSVEKEKQSGAAFSCSCVVLFFTALVEVFIDPWLVANYVTFVVGEILLLILTICSLAAIFPRVFPKKLVAFSTWIDRTRWARNTWAMAAIIIVTMADIVDMLSCWQDHSGMGNGTAGPPQPGGCGEQPKYYSYIALLALVATIMLVQVSHMVKLTLMVLITGATGAVNIYAWEHIFDQYDRRRGQQSTSLLVPSKYSMTVMIFIVMLSFYYFSRHVEKLARTLFLWKIDVHDQKERVYEMRRWNEALVTNMLPEHVARHFLGSKKRDEELYSQSYDEIGVMFASLPNFADFYTEESINNGGIECLRFLNEIISDFDALLDEPQFRCITKIKTIGSTYMAASGVTPDANANGYSTKKETLSDKERWQHLADLADFALAMKVTLMNINYQSFNNFMLRIGMNKGAVLAGVIGARKPHYDIWGNTVNVASRMESTGVMGNIQVVEETHLILKEYGFRFVRRGAIYVKGKGELLTFFLKGREKQGSFISGSSVTLPHQVVDSS, encoded by the exons ATGCCCAGGAACAGGGCTTTTTCAGAGCCCGAGTGCTCGGCTGAGTACTCCGCCGACTACTCGGTGAGCCTGCCGTCGGACCCCGAGCATGGCGTGGGGCGGACCCACGAGGTGACGGTGCGCAGCTCGGGaccctgcctctgcctgccccgCTTCATGCGCCTCACCTTCACTCCTGAGTCCCTGGAGAACCTCTACCAGACCTATTTCCGTCGCCAACGCCATGAGACCCTCCTGGTGCTGGTGGTCTTCGCCGCCCTCTTCGATTGCTACGTCCTCATCATGTGCGCCGTGGTCTATGCCCCTGACAAGCTGGCCCcggtgctggcagcagtggcCGGGCTGGTCACCCACGTGCTGCTCTTCATCCTTTGCAAGTACAGGCTGCTCCCCGAGCGGGTGGCCCGCAGGTTCCTGCCCTACATCCTCTGGTTCCTCATCTTGGCCCAGATCTTCTGCTACCTGGGTCTCAACTTCTCCCGCTCGCCCGAGGCCAGCGACACGGTGGGCTGGCAGGCTTTCTTCGTCTTCTCCTTCTTCATCACGCTGCCGCTGCGCTTGGCACCCATCGTGCTCATCACCGCCATCTCCTGCGGAATCCACACGCTGGTGCTCGGTGTCACCGTCGCCCAGCAGCGCCAGGATGCCCTGGATGAAGGCACATTGCTCAGACAG ATCCTGTCCAACATTGCCATCTACCTTTGTGCCATCACGGTGGGCACCATGTCCTACTACATGGCTGACCGCAAGCACCGCAAAGCCTTCCTTGAAGCGCACCAGTCCCTCGAGGTCAAGCTCAACctggaggagcagagccagcagcag GAGCGGCTGATGCTCTCCATCCTGCCCAAGCACGTGGCCGATGAGATGCTGAAGGACATGAAGAAGGACCCGAGCCAGAAGGAGATGCAGCAGTTCAACACCATGTACATGTACCGTCACGAGAACGTCAG CATCCTCTTCGCAGACATCGTGGGCTTCACCCAGCTCTCCTCCTACTGCAGCGCCCAGGAGCTGGTGAAGCTCCTCAACGAGCTCTTCGCCCGCTTCGACAAGCTGGCAGCC AAATACCACCAGCTGCGCATCAAGATCCTGGGCGACTGCTACTACTGCATCTGCGGGCTGCCCGAGTACCGGGAGGACCATGCTGTCTGCTCCATCATGATGGGGCTGGCCATGGTGGAGGCCATTTC CTACGTGCGGGAGAAGACCAAGACAGCAGTGGACATGCGGGTGGGGGTGCACAGCGGGACAGTGCTGGGGGGGGTGCTGGGCCAGAAGCGCTGGCAGTACGACGTGTGGTCCACCGATGTTACCGTGGCCAACAAGATGGAGGCAGGTGGCATCCCCGG GAGGGTGCACATCTCCCAGAGCACTATGGATTGCCTGAAGGGTGAGTTCGAGGTGGAGCCGGGTGAAGGTGGCTCACGCTGCGAGTACCTGAAAGAGAAGGGCATCGTCACCTACCTCGTCGTGGTCCCCAAGCAGCCCCTGCGCAATGGCATCAATGGGGTG AAGCTGTCGCTGGCCTCATCCCATGGCGGCTCCCCACCGTTGGTCAACACTAAGGAGCGCAACGGCAGCCTCGGCCTGGCCTGCGTCAGCCCCGAGGAGCCCGAGGAGCCTGACGCCCGGGTGAGAGGCGCCCTGGAGTGCGGAGAGGATGATGGAGAG GCGGTGAACCCCTCCTTCCCCAACCCTcggcggcggctgcggctgCGGGACCTGGCTGAGCGGGTGATCGACGCCTCGCAGAACGAGCAGGAGCTCAACAAGCTGCTCAACGAAGCCTTGCTGGAGCGCGAGTCCGTCCAGGC GCTGAAGGGGAAGAGCACCTTCCGGCTCTCCATGCGCTTCATTGACCCTGAGATGGAGACACGCTACTCAgtggagaaggagaagcagagcgGGGCTGCCTTCAGCTGCTCCTGTGTTGTCCTCTTCTTCACCGCCTTAGTGGAGGTCTTCATTGACCCCTG GTTGGTGGCCAACTACGTGACTTTCGTGGTGGGGGAGATCCTGCTGCTCATCCTCACCATCTGCTCGCTGGCTGCCATCTTTCCCCGG GTCTTCCCCAAAAAGCTCGTGGCCTTCTCCACCTGGATTGACAGGACCCGCTGGGCACGCAACACCTGGGCCATGGCTGCCATCATCATCGTCACCATGGCAGATATTGTGGACATG ctcagctgctggcaggACCACAGCGGGATGGGCAACGGGACTGCGGGGCCACCCCAGCCAGGCGGCTGCGGGGAGCAGCCCAAGTACTACAGCTACATTGCCCTGCTGGCCTTGGTGGCCACCATCATGCTGGTGCAGGTCAGCCACATGGTCAAGCTGACCCTCATGGTGTTGATCACTGGGGCCACCGGTGCTGTCAACATCTACGCCTGGGAGCACATCTTTGACCAGTATGACCGCCGCCGCGGCCAGCAAAGCAC GTCCTTGCTGGTCCCCTCCAAGTACTCCATGACTGTGATGATCTTCATCGTGATGCTCAGCTTCTACTACTTCTCTCGCCAT GTGGAGAAGCTGGCCAGGACCCTCTTCCTCTGGAAGATTGATGTCCATGACCAGAAGGAGCGGGTCTATGAGATGCGGCGCTGGAATGAGGCCCTTGTCACCAACATGCTGCCCGAGCACGTGGCCCGGCACTTCCTGGGCTCCAAGAAGCGGGATGAG GAGCTGTACAGTCAGTCTTACGATGAGATTGGCGTCATGTTCGCCTCTCTCCCCAACTTTGCCGACTTCTACACGGAGGAGAGCATCAACAATGGGGGCATTGAGTGCCTGCGTTTCCTCAACGAGATCATCTCTGACTTTGACGCA CTCCTGGATGAACCCCAATTCCGGTGCATcaccaaaatcaaaaccattgGCAGCACCTACATGGCCGCTTCTGGAGTGACCCCTGATGCCAATGCCAATGGCTACAGCACCAAG AAGGAGACCCTCTCGGATAAGGAGCGCTGGCAGCACTTGGCTGACTTGGCCGACTTTGCCTTAGCCATGAAGGTGACGCTGATGAACATCAACTACCAGTCCTTCAACAACTTCATGCTCCGTATAG GCATGAACAAAGGGGCCGTGCTGGCGGGTGTCATCGGTGCCCGCAAGCCGCACTATGACATCTGGGGCAACACAGTGAACGTGGCCAGCAGGATGGAGTCCACCGGCGTGATGGGGAACATACAG GTGGTGGAGGAGACCCACCTCATCCTGAAGGAGTACGGCTTCCGCTTTGTGCGCCGGGGAGCCATCTACGTCAAGGGCAAAGGAGAGCTGCTCACCTTCTTCCTCAAGGGCCGGGAGAAGCAGGGCTCCTTCATCAGCGGCTCCTCCGTCACCCTGCCCCATCAGGTTGTGGACAGCTCATGA
- the ADCY3 gene encoding adenylate cyclase type 3 isoform X1, translated as MPRNRAFSEPECSAEYSADYSVSLPSDPEHGVGRTHEVTVRSSGPCLCLPRFMRLTFTPESLENLYQTYFRRQRHETLLVLVVFAALFDCYVLIMCAVVYAPDKLAPVLAAVAGLVTHVLLFILCKYRLLPERVARRFLPYILWFLILAQIFCYLGLNFSRSPEASDTVGWQAFFVFSFFITLPLRLAPIVLITAISCGIHTLVLGVTVAQQRQDALDEGTLLRQILSNIAIYLCAITVGTMSYYMADRKHRKAFLEAHQSLEVKLNLEEQSQQQERLMLSILPKHVADEMLKDMKKDPSQKEMQQFNTMYMYRHENVSILFADIVGFTQLSSYCSAQELVKLLNELFARFDKLAAKYHQLRIKILGDCYYCICGLPEYREDHAVCSIMMGLAMVEAISYVREKTKTAVDMRVGVHSGTVLGGVLGQKRWQYDVWSTDVTVANKMEAGGIPGRVHISQSTMDCLKGEFEVEPGEGGSRCEYLKEKGIVTYLVVVPKQPLRNGINGVKLSLASSHGGSPPLVNTKERNGSLGLACVSPEEPEEPDARVRGALECGEDDGEAVNPSFPNPRRRLRLRDLAERVIDASQNEQELNKLLNEALLERESVQARLKGKSTFRLSMRFIDPEMETRYSVEKEKQSGAAFSCSCVVLFFTALVEVFIDPWLVANYVTFVVGEILLLILTICSLAAIFPRVFPKKLVAFSTWIDRTRWARNTWAMAAIIIVTMADIVDMLSCWQDHSGMGNGTAGPPQPGGCGEQPKYYSYIALLALVATIMLVQVSHMVKLTLMVLITGATGAVNIYAWEHIFDQYDRRRGQQSTSLLVPSKYSMTVMIFIVMLSFYYFSRHVEKLARTLFLWKIDVHDQKERVYEMRRWNEALVTNMLPEHVARHFLGSKKRDEELYSQSYDEIGVMFASLPNFADFYTEESINNGGIECLRFLNEIISDFDALLDEPQFRCITKIKTIGSTYMAASGVTPDANANGYSTKKETLSDKERWQHLADLADFALAMKVTLMNINYQSFNNFMLRIGMNKGAVLAGVIGARKPHYDIWGNTVNVASRMESTGVMGNIQVVEETHLILKEYGFRFVRRGAIYVKGKGELLTFFLKGREKQGSFISGSSVTLPHQVVDSS; from the exons ATGCCCAGGAACAGGGCTTTTTCAGAGCCCGAGTGCTCGGCTGAGTACTCCGCCGACTACTCGGTGAGCCTGCCGTCGGACCCCGAGCATGGCGTGGGGCGGACCCACGAGGTGACGGTGCGCAGCTCGGGaccctgcctctgcctgccccgCTTCATGCGCCTCACCTTCACTCCTGAGTCCCTGGAGAACCTCTACCAGACCTATTTCCGTCGCCAACGCCATGAGACCCTCCTGGTGCTGGTGGTCTTCGCCGCCCTCTTCGATTGCTACGTCCTCATCATGTGCGCCGTGGTCTATGCCCCTGACAAGCTGGCCCcggtgctggcagcagtggcCGGGCTGGTCACCCACGTGCTGCTCTTCATCCTTTGCAAGTACAGGCTGCTCCCCGAGCGGGTGGCCCGCAGGTTCCTGCCCTACATCCTCTGGTTCCTCATCTTGGCCCAGATCTTCTGCTACCTGGGTCTCAACTTCTCCCGCTCGCCCGAGGCCAGCGACACGGTGGGCTGGCAGGCTTTCTTCGTCTTCTCCTTCTTCATCACGCTGCCGCTGCGCTTGGCACCCATCGTGCTCATCACCGCCATCTCCTGCGGAATCCACACGCTGGTGCTCGGTGTCACCGTCGCCCAGCAGCGCCAGGATGCCCTGGATGAAGGCACATTGCTCAGACAG ATCCTGTCCAACATTGCCATCTACCTTTGTGCCATCACGGTGGGCACCATGTCCTACTACATGGCTGACCGCAAGCACCGCAAAGCCTTCCTTGAAGCGCACCAGTCCCTCGAGGTCAAGCTCAACctggaggagcagagccagcagcag GAGCGGCTGATGCTCTCCATCCTGCCCAAGCACGTGGCCGATGAGATGCTGAAGGACATGAAGAAGGACCCGAGCCAGAAGGAGATGCAGCAGTTCAACACCATGTACATGTACCGTCACGAGAACGTCAG CATCCTCTTCGCAGACATCGTGGGCTTCACCCAGCTCTCCTCCTACTGCAGCGCCCAGGAGCTGGTGAAGCTCCTCAACGAGCTCTTCGCCCGCTTCGACAAGCTGGCAGCC AAATACCACCAGCTGCGCATCAAGATCCTGGGCGACTGCTACTACTGCATCTGCGGGCTGCCCGAGTACCGGGAGGACCATGCTGTCTGCTCCATCATGATGGGGCTGGCCATGGTGGAGGCCATTTC CTACGTGCGGGAGAAGACCAAGACAGCAGTGGACATGCGGGTGGGGGTGCACAGCGGGACAGTGCTGGGGGGGGTGCTGGGCCAGAAGCGCTGGCAGTACGACGTGTGGTCCACCGATGTTACCGTGGCCAACAAGATGGAGGCAGGTGGCATCCCCGG GAGGGTGCACATCTCCCAGAGCACTATGGATTGCCTGAAGGGTGAGTTCGAGGTGGAGCCGGGTGAAGGTGGCTCACGCTGCGAGTACCTGAAAGAGAAGGGCATCGTCACCTACCTCGTCGTGGTCCCCAAGCAGCCCCTGCGCAATGGCATCAATGGGGTG AAGCTGTCGCTGGCCTCATCCCATGGCGGCTCCCCACCGTTGGTCAACACTAAGGAGCGCAACGGCAGCCTCGGCCTGGCCTGCGTCAGCCCCGAGGAGCCCGAGGAGCCTGACGCCCGGGTGAGAGGCGCCCTGGAGTGCGGAGAGGATGATGGAGAG GCGGTGAACCCCTCCTTCCCCAACCCTcggcggcggctgcggctgCGGGACCTGGCTGAGCGGGTGATCGACGCCTCGCAGAACGAGCAGGAGCTCAACAAGCTGCTCAACGAAGCCTTGCTGGAGCGCGAGTCCGTCCAGGC CAGGCTGAAGGGGAAGAGCACCTTCCGGCTCTCCATGCGCTTCATTGACCCTGAGATGGAGACACGCTACTCAgtggagaaggagaagcagagcgGGGCTGCCTTCAGCTGCTCCTGTGTTGTCCTCTTCTTCACCGCCTTAGTGGAGGTCTTCATTGACCCCTG GTTGGTGGCCAACTACGTGACTTTCGTGGTGGGGGAGATCCTGCTGCTCATCCTCACCATCTGCTCGCTGGCTGCCATCTTTCCCCGG GTCTTCCCCAAAAAGCTCGTGGCCTTCTCCACCTGGATTGACAGGACCCGCTGGGCACGCAACACCTGGGCCATGGCTGCCATCATCATCGTCACCATGGCAGATATTGTGGACATG ctcagctgctggcaggACCACAGCGGGATGGGCAACGGGACTGCGGGGCCACCCCAGCCAGGCGGCTGCGGGGAGCAGCCCAAGTACTACAGCTACATTGCCCTGCTGGCCTTGGTGGCCACCATCATGCTGGTGCAGGTCAGCCACATGGTCAAGCTGACCCTCATGGTGTTGATCACTGGGGCCACCGGTGCTGTCAACATCTACGCCTGGGAGCACATCTTTGACCAGTATGACCGCCGCCGCGGCCAGCAAAGCAC GTCCTTGCTGGTCCCCTCCAAGTACTCCATGACTGTGATGATCTTCATCGTGATGCTCAGCTTCTACTACTTCTCTCGCCAT GTGGAGAAGCTGGCCAGGACCCTCTTCCTCTGGAAGATTGATGTCCATGACCAGAAGGAGCGGGTCTATGAGATGCGGCGCTGGAATGAGGCCCTTGTCACCAACATGCTGCCCGAGCACGTGGCCCGGCACTTCCTGGGCTCCAAGAAGCGGGATGAG GAGCTGTACAGTCAGTCTTACGATGAGATTGGCGTCATGTTCGCCTCTCTCCCCAACTTTGCCGACTTCTACACGGAGGAGAGCATCAACAATGGGGGCATTGAGTGCCTGCGTTTCCTCAACGAGATCATCTCTGACTTTGACGCA CTCCTGGATGAACCCCAATTCCGGTGCATcaccaaaatcaaaaccattgGCAGCACCTACATGGCCGCTTCTGGAGTGACCCCTGATGCCAATGCCAATGGCTACAGCACCAAG AAGGAGACCCTCTCGGATAAGGAGCGCTGGCAGCACTTGGCTGACTTGGCCGACTTTGCCTTAGCCATGAAGGTGACGCTGATGAACATCAACTACCAGTCCTTCAACAACTTCATGCTCCGTATAG GCATGAACAAAGGGGCCGTGCTGGCGGGTGTCATCGGTGCCCGCAAGCCGCACTATGACATCTGGGGCAACACAGTGAACGTGGCCAGCAGGATGGAGTCCACCGGCGTGATGGGGAACATACAG GTGGTGGAGGAGACCCACCTCATCCTGAAGGAGTACGGCTTCCGCTTTGTGCGCCGGGGAGCCATCTACGTCAAGGGCAAAGGAGAGCTGCTCACCTTCTTCCTCAAGGGCCGGGAGAAGCAGGGCTCCTTCATCAGCGGCTCCTCCGTCACCCTGCCCCATCAGGTTGTGGACAGCTCATGA